The genomic segment CACGGGCAGGCCGGTGTCGTGCGCCAGGCTGGCCCGCGGCCAGAGCGCGAGCCGCAGGCCGTTGTCCAGGTCGAAGAAGGCCACGGCCCCATGCTCGAATTGCTCGCCGACGATGCCCTGTGTGCTCCAGCCGAGCCCATCGCGGTAGAACGTGACGGCCCGCGGCAGGTCGTCGACGCCGAGGGTGATGAGGGTGATTCGCGGTTTCATGATGAAGCTCCGAACGCGGCCATCTTGTCACGGAGCCAGCTCGACCAGGACGCGTCCGGCGTGGACCTGTTCGCCGGCAGCTGCATGCACGGCTGCCACGATGCCGTCGGCTGCAGCCGTATGGACGTGCTCCATCTTCATCGCCTCGAGGGTGATGACGGGCTGCCCGGCGCTGACGCGCTCACCGGGTTCGACCAGCAACGCGACGACACGGCCGTTCATGGACGCGCGCACCCGGCCGTCGCCGTTGAAGGCGGCGCCGCGTGAGAGCGGCTCCAGGGTGCGATCGACGGCGTGGTGCGGTTCGCCCCCGGCGATGTGGAACCAGAGCTCGCGTGCCTGGCGAACGTACGCCAGACGATGGGCGACGCCGTCCAGCACCAAACTCGCCTGGGCCTGTCGCAGGTCGAGGCACTCCAGCGCATGCGCTAGGCCACCGGTGCGGATGTCGAACCGCCGAGGCGTGGTCTGCGCGATTTCGGCATGCACGGTTTCGCCGCCCAGCTGGTAGCGCACGTCGATCGGCAGCGCGGGCGCGAGTGCGCCCGAGGCATGGTTCGCATTCGCAACCAGCAGCCAGGCCGCGATGGCGCGCGCGCGTGAACGCTCGGCAACCGGAGACGCGAGCAACTCTTGCTCGTGCTGTGCGATGAAAGCGGTCGTGGCCTCCCCCCGCGCGAAGGCCGGATGCAGCAGGCACCGCGCGAGCAACGCCTGGTTCGTGGTGACGCCGAGCGCCACCAGTTCATTCAAGCCGCTCGCCAGCTTGCGCCGCGCTTCGTCTCGCGAGCGGCCGTGTGCCACCAGCTTGGCGATCATGGAGTCGTAGTAGGGCGGAATGTCCGCGCCGGGTGCGAGCGCGTGCTCGACACGAAGGTCCTGCGGCGGCTGCCAGCGATGCAGCGTGCCGCTCTGGGGCATGAAGCCGTCGTTCGCATCTTCCGCGCACAGGCGCACTTCGATCGCGTGGCCTTCGAAGCGGATCTGCTCCTGCCGCAGCGGCAGCGGTTCGCCGGCCGCCACGCGCACTTGCCACTCGACAAGGTCGAGGCCGGTGAGCGCCTCGGTCACGGGATGCTCCACCTGCAACCGCGTGTTCATCTCCATGAACCAGAAGCCGCCTTCGCGGTCGAGCAGGAACTCCAGCGTGCCCGCGCCTTCGTAGCCGATCGCCTTCGCGGCGGCGACTGCCGCGGCCCCCATCTCCTCGCGCAGGGCCGCATCGACGGCGGGCGACGGGGCTTCCTCGATCAGCTTCTGGTGGCGCCGCTGCACCGAGCAATCGCGCTCGCCCAGATGGACGACGTTGCCGTGGCGGTCGCCGAACACCTGGATCTCGACGTGGCGCGGCGCCTCGATGGCCCGCTCCAGGATCACGGTGCCATTGCCGAAGGCGTGCCTGGCTTCGGACTGCGCGCTCCGCAGCGACTCGTCGAGCTCGGAAGACCCGCGCACCAGCCGCATGCCGCGGCCGCCACCGCCCGCAGTGGCCTTGATCATGACGGGGTAGCCGATGCGGTCGGCTTCGTCGCGCAGCCGCGCGGGCGATTGCTCCTCGCCGTCGTAGCCGGGGATGCAGGGGACGCCGGCCTGCGTCATCAGCCGCTTGGCACCGGCCTTGTCGGCCATGGCGAGGATGGCCGCGGGCAACGGGCCGATGAAGACCAGGCCCGCGTCGCGGCAGGCTTGGGCGAAGTCGGCGTTCTCAGCAAGGAAGCCGTAGCCGGGATGCACGGCATCGGCGCCGGTCTTGCGCGCCGCTTCGAGGATCGCGGCGATGTCGAGGTACGACTGCGCGGGAAGCGGCTCGCCGATGCAAACCGCCTCGTCCGCGGACCGGACGTGCGGCGCGTTCGCATCCGCCGTCGAGTAGACGGCGACGGTGGCGTATCCCAGGCGATGCGCGGTGCGCAGGACCCGCAGCGCGATTTCGCCGCGGTTGGCGATCAGGATCTTGCGCAATCCCACGTCAGTCGTTCTTCGGGAACGTGCCCATGAACTTCGACAGGATCTGCAGCATCACCTCGTCCGCGCCGGCACCGATGGAGACCAGCCGCATGTCGCGGAACAGCCGCGAGATCGGAGCTTCGTCGGTGTAGCCCATGCCGCCCCAGAACTGCAGGCAGCCGTCGGCCACTTCGCGCACCACGCGGCCGGCCTTGAGCTTGGCCATGGTGGCCAGTCGCGTGGCGTCCTCGCCGCGCACGACCATCTCCACGCCCGCCCAGTTGAGGGCGTGCAGCGCCTCCACTTCCGTCTGCAGCTCGGCCAGCTTGTAGTGCACCCACTGGTTGTCCAGGATCGAGCGGCCGAACGCCTTGCGCTGGCCGGTGTACTCGATGGTCTCGCGGATCGCGCGCCGCGCCATGCCGCAGGCGTTGAGCGATCCCCACAGGCGCTCCTGCTGGAACTGCTCCATCTGGTAGATGAAGCCCATGCCTTCCTCACCGATGCGATAGCGCTGCGGCACTCGCACGTCGTCGAAGTGCAGCTGCGCCGTGTCCGACGAGTGCATGCCCATCTTGCGGATCTTGCGCGCGACGCTGATGCCCTTGCTCTTCATCGGCACGATGATGAGCGACTTGTTGCGGTGCGCCGAGCCGTCCGAGGTGTTGGCCAGCAGGCAGCAGAAGTCGGCCTGCGTGCCGCTGGTGGTCCACATCTTGCCGCCGTTGATGACGTAGTCGCCGCCATCCTTGCGCGCGGTGGTCTTGATCGAAGCGACGTCCGACCCGCTGCCCACCTCGCTCACGCCCAGGCACCCCACCAGCTCGCCGCGAATCGCGGGAGCGAGGAATTCGTCTCGCAACTCCCGGCTGCCGTGCCGGGCCAGCGCCGGCGTGCACATGTCCGTCTGCACGCCGATGGCCATCGGCACGCCGCCGCAGCGGATCTCGCCCAACGCCTCGGCCAGCACGGCGCCGTAGGAGAAGTCCAGGCCCGATCCGCCGTTCTCCTCCGGCTTGGTCAGGCCCAGCAGGCCCAGCTCACCCATCTGGCGGAAGACCTGGTGCGCGGGGAAGATCTCCTCGCGTTCCCATTGGTCTACGTGCGGGTTCACCTGCTCGGCGATCCAGCGCAGCACGGTGTCGCGCAGCTGTTCGTGTTCGTGGGTCAGTTGCATGGCTTGCTCCTTCAGGGCCGCGCGACCGAGAACTGCATCGCGCGCGGCTGCCGCGTATCCGCTTCGCGGCAGATGGCGAACACCTCGGCCAGCACGGCGCGGGTGTCGCGCGGATCGATCACGCCGTCGTCCAGCAGGCGCGCGCTGGTGGTGAACACGCTCATCTGGCTGTCGAAGTGTTCGACGATGCGCCGGCTCATCTCGTCGAGCCGGGCCTCGTCCACCTCGCCTCTGCGTTTCATCGCGGCCTCGCTCACCATGCGCATGGTCTGCGCGGCCTGCTCCCCGCCCATGACCGCGGTGCGCGCGTTGGGCCAGCTGAAGCAGAAGCGCGGATGGAAGCCGCGGCCGCACATGCCGTAGTTGCCCGCGCCGTAGGACGCGCCGCAGTAGATCGTCACCTGCGGCACCGACGCATTGGTCACGGCCTGGATCATCTTCGAGCCGTGCTTGATCATCCCGGCCTGCTCGTATTCCTTGCCCACCATGTAGCCGGTGGTGTTGTTCAGGTAGAGCAGGGGCGTGCCCGACTGGCAGCAGGCCTGGATGAAGTGCGTGGCCTTGTTGGCGCCCGCCACGTCGATCGGGCCGTTGTTGGTGATCACGCCCACCGCCCAGCCCTCGATGCGCATGTGGCCGCACACGGTGGCGCTGCCGTAGTCGCGGCCGAATTCGAGGAAGTCCGAATCGTCGGCGATGCGCGCGATCACCTGCTTCATGTCGACCGGGCGTTTCAGGTCGGCGGGCATGATGCCCAGCAGCTCCTCGCGGTCGTAGCGCGGGGCGCGGAACTCGCGCGGCGTTCCGGATGCGCCGCGGTCCCAGTCGATGTTCCCCAGGATGTCGCGGGCAATGCGCAGCGCATCGCGATCGTCCTCGGCCAGGTAGTCGCCCAGCCCGGAGATGCTGGTGTGCATCTCGGCGCCGCCCAGTTCCTCCTCGGTGGCGATCTCGCCGGTGGCGGCCTTGAGCAGTGGCGGCCCGGCGAGGAAAGCGCGCGAGCGGCCGCGCACGAGGATGATGTAGTCCGACAGGCCGGTCTGGTACGCGCCGCCCGCGGTGGACGATCCATGCGTGACGGTCACCACCGGCAGCCCCGCGGCCGAGAGACGCGCCAGGTTGCGGAAGGTGCTGCCGCCGCGGATGAAGTCCTCGACCCGGTAGGCCATGAGGTTGGCGCCCGCCGATTCGACCAGCTGCACGTAGGGCAGCCTGTTCTCCAGCGCGAGCTCCTGCACGCGCAGCAGCTTGTCCAGGCCCATGGGCTGGAGCGCGCCGGCGTCGATGCCCGAGTCCGAGACCAGCACCATGCAGCGCACGCCGCTCACGAAACCGATGCCCGCGACCAGCCCGCCACCCGGCACGCTGCGCTCCAGGTCGGGCGTGTCCAGGCCCAGGCCGGCCAGCGAGGAGAGTTCGAGGAACGGCGCGCCGGGGTCCAGCAGCAGCATCAGGCGCTGGCGCGGCAGCAGTTGGCCGCGCTTCTCGAATCGCTCGCGTGACGCCGCCGACCTCGCCTGCGTGCGCTGCTCGAACGCGCGCACCTGCCGCAGCAGCCCGAGCATGTGTTCGCGGTTGGCCGCGAAGGCTTCGCGGCCGGGGGCGATGGTGGATTCGATGAGAGGCATGCGCGAGCTCAGCTGGGGGCGGCGTCCGACTCTAGCGGCGCGCAGCGGCCGCGCCTATTCGGGTATAGCCGACCGCTGGCGGCGGCATTGGCGCTACCCTCGCGCCATGGCCAATCACAAGACCGTGCGCATCGGCGGCGCCTCCGGTTTCTGGGGCGACAGCCGCTTGGGGCCGGCGCAGCTGGTGCAGTCGGGCTCGATCGACTACCTGGTGTTCGACTACCTGGCGGAGACCACGATGGCGGTGCTGGCCGCCGCGCGGGCGAAGAAGCCCGAGATGGGCTACGCGACGGACTTCGTCGATACCGCGTTGCAGCAGGTGCTGCCGCAGGTGCTGCGGCGCGGCATCAAGGTCGTCGCGAACGCAGGCGGCATCCACCCGCACGGCTGCGCTCAAGCCGTGAAGTCTCTTGCGCAGTCCATGGGGCTGTCGCCGCGGATCGCCGTGGTCGAGGGCGACGACGTCAGCGCCCAGATGCCGCGGCTGCGCGAGCAGGGCGTGGCAGACATGTTCACCGGCGAGCCGCTGCCTTCACGCGTGCTCAGCGCCAATGCCTACCTGGGCGCGTTCCCGATCGCACAGGCGCTGGCGACTGGAGCGGACATCGTGATCACCGGCCGCGTGGTCGACAGCGCCGTCACGCTCGGTCCGCTCATCCATGAGTTCGGATGGCAGCCAGGCGACTACGACCGCCTCGCGGGCGGCAGCCTCGCCGGCCACATCATCGAATGCGGTTGCCAGGCCACCGGCGGGCTGTTCACCGATTGGGACCAGGTGCCGGACTGGCCGCACATCGGCTATCCGGTCGTCGATTGCTCCGCGGATGGCAGCTTCGAGCTGACCAAGCCGCCCGGCACAGGAGGCCTGGTGCGCGCCGCCTGCGTGGCCGAGCAGATGCTGTACGAGATCGGCGATCCGGGCGCCTACCTGCTGCCCGACGTGGCTTGCGACTTCCGCCAGGTCCGCATCGAGCAGGCGGGGCCGGAGCGCGTTCGCGTGAGTGGCGCGAGAGGCCGCCAGCCGGGGCCGCTCTACAAGGTATCGGCGACGCAGCTCGATGGTTTCCGCTGTGCCGGCATGCTGGTGATCGTGGGCATCGGTGCCGCCGGGAAGGCGCGCCGCACGGCGGATGCGATCCTCGAGAGAACCCGTGAACTGCTTGCGCAGGTCGGCCTCGGAGACTTCGCGGCGGCGCACGTCGAGCTGCTCGGCAGCGAAGCCCTGTACGGCCCGCATTCACGCGCGGCCGATGCGCGCGAGGTGATGGTGCGCATCGTCGTCGATCATCCGGACAAGCGCGCACTCGAGATCTTCGCGCGCGAGATCGCGCCGGCGGGCACGTCCTGGTCGCCCGGCACCACCATGCCCGCAGGCGGCAGGCCATCGCCTTCGCCCCTGATCAAGCCGTTCTCGTTCCTGCTCGACAAGGGCAGCGTGCCGGTGCGGGTGAGCGTCCATGGCGAAAGCACGCCCGTGGAGATCGCGGCCGGCGGCGTCCTGCAGTCTCCCGACGCGTTGCCCGCACCGCCAATGTGGAACGATCCCGCCGGCGAACCGCTGGTCGAAGTGCCGCTGATCCGCCTGGCGTGGGCGCGCAGCGGCGACAAGGGCGACATGGAAAACATCGGCGTGATCGCGCGCCGTTCCGAGTGGTGGCCGCTGTTGTGGAACCGGCTCACTCCCGAGGTGGTGGCTGCGTATTTCGCGCACCTGGCAAGAGGACCCGTCGAGCGCTTCCAGCTGCCCGGCATCCACGCGGTCAACTTCGTGATCCACCGCGCGCTGGCCGGCGGCGGTCCTGCGTCGCCACGCTTCGATCCGCTGGGCAAGGGCTTCGCGCAGATGCTGCTGGACCTGCCGGTCAAGGTGCCGCATTCCCTCGCGCGCACGCTCTGATCAGAACTTGCCGTGCCGCCCCTCGCCGGCGGCGAAGCGCGTTGCGCCTTCGAGGCCGTCCGCGATGCACGGATGGCCGCCGCGCCACTCCTGGTGGAGCGCCTCGTTCAGCGGCAGGTCCCATTGGCGATACGCGCTCATCCGGTCGGCCCGCATCGTTCGCTGCGGGAAGGTCGCGAGTTGCCCGGCCAGTGAGACGGCCGCATCGCGCGCCTGGCCGCGTGGGACGACGCGGTTGCACAGGCCCATCTGCAGCGCCTCGGCGCTCTCCACCTTGCGCCCGGTGAGGATCAGGTCCATCGCGTGGCCCATGCCCACCAGGCGCGGCAGGCGCACGGTGCCGCCGTCGATCAGCGGCACGCCGAAGCGGCGGCAGTAGACGCCGAAGTACGCGTCCTCCTCCATCACGCGCAAGTCGCACCACAGCGCCAGCTCCATGCCGCCGGCCACGGCCGCGCCGCTCACCGCCGCGATGACGGGTTTGGAGAGCAGCAGGCGCGAAGGGCCCATCGGCCCCGGCGGCTGCGGCGTGCCGGGCTGGAAGTCGAGTTCCTCGAACACGGACTGCGCTTCGCCGGCCATACGCGCGCCGTACTGCAGGTCCCAGCCCGCGCAGAAGTGCCCGTTGGCGCCGTGGAAGACGGCGACCGTGGAGGACTCGTCCGCGTCAAAGGCGAGGAAGGCCTCGTACAACTGCCGCGCCGTCTCGCGGTCGACCGCGTTGCGCACTTCGCGGCGGTCGAGCGTGACGATCGTAAGTTCACCTTGCTTCTCGGTTCGCACGGGCGTTTGCATCGGGGCATTACAGCGGTCGCGACCGGGACGGTTCTCCGGACCAACCCTGTAGCCCTTTCGAATGACCTGGGGCTATAACCGGTCCCCACAAGAAAGGCGCCCGGCACAAGTGCAATTCCTCCAACTGGTGATCAGCGGCATCGCGCAGGGATGCATCTACGGTCTGATCGCGCTGGGCTTCGTGCTCATCTACAAGGCCACCGAGACGGTCAGCTTCGCCCAGGGCGAGCTGATGATGCTGGGCGCGTTCGCCGGGCTGGCGGTGATGACGCTGATGGGCCTGCCGTTCTGGGTGGGGGTGGTGTCGGCCATCGCGGCCATGGCCGTCTTCGGCGTGCTGCTCGAGCGCGTCGCCATCCGCCCGATCCTGGGCCAGCCGGCGTTCTCCATCGTGATGCTCACCATCGGCATCGGCTACGTGGCGCGTGGCGCCATCACCATGCTGCCGGCCATCGGCACCGAGACCCACACGCTGCCAGTCCCCTACAAGGACGTCCTCTGGCGCGCGGGCGGCCTGGTGGTCAACGCGGAGCAGGTGGTCGTGATCGGCGCCACCGCGCTGCTGTGCGCGCTGCTGTTCGCCACGTTCCGCTACAGCAAGGTGGGCATCGCGATGCAGGCCGCGTCGCAGAACCAGCTGGCGGCCTACTACATGGGCATCCCGGTGCGCAGGCTCAACAGCATGGTGTGGGGCCTCGCCGCGGCGGTGGCCGCCATCGCCGGGCTGCTGCTGGCGCCCATCACCTTCGTCCACGCGAACATGGGGTTCATCGGGCTGAAGGCCTTCCCGGCGGCGGTGGTGGGCGGCTTCGGCAGCCTGCCGGGCGCCATCGTCGGCGGCCTGATCATCGGTGTCGTCGAGTCGCTGGCGGGCTTCTACCTGCCCGAGGGCTTCAAGGACATCGCGGCGTACATCGTGGTGCTCGTCATGCTGGTCGTGCTGCCCAACGGGCTGTTCGGCGAGAAGCTGAGAAAAAAGGTCTGACGCCGTGCGCTTCATCTTCAAGACCGGCTACGACCAGGACATCCGGCTGGCCAAGCACGGCGGCCATGTGTTCTGGTACACCGCGCTCGGCGTCGTGCTGCTCGCCGCGCCCTGGCTGCTGTCGGAGTACCTGCTGGCGCAGCTCACGTTCATCCTGATCTACGGCATCGTGGGCCTCGGCCTGATGGTGCTCGCCGGCTTCACCGGCCTGTTCTCGATCGGGCATGCGGCCTTCTTCGGTGTCGGCGCGTACACCCAGGCCGTGCTCACCAACATGGGCTGGCCGTTCCCCGTCGCAATGGCGGTCGCGGGTGCGTTGTCCGCCGTGGTGGGCATCGTGGTCGGCCTGCCGGCGCTGCGCGTGAAGGGCATCTACCTGGGCATCGCGACACTCGCCTTCGGCTTCATCGTGGAGGAGGGCTTCGCCCGCTGGGAGAAGGTCACCGGCGGCAACGCGGGCCTGACGGTCGGCACGCCCAGGGCCTTCGGCTGGGCGGCCGACACCGGGCCCGAGTTCTACTTCGTCTGCCTGGCCACCACCGTGCTCGCCACGCTGGCCTGCGCCAACCTGCTGCGCTCGACCACCGGCCGTGCCTTCGTGGCGATCCGCGATTCCGAGATCTCCGCGCAGAGCATGGGCATCCACCTGGCCTACTACAAGACGCTCAGCTTCGCGATCTCCGCGGCGCTGGCCGGCGTCGGCGGTGCGCTCTACGGCCACCAGCTTCGCTTCCTGTCCCCGGACCAGTTCAACATCATCCAGTCCATCGACCTGCTGCTGATGGTGGTGATCGGCGGGCTCGGTTCGCTGCACGGAGCCTTCCTCGGCGCGATCTTCCTGATCGGGCTGCCGCAGGCCATCTCCGCGGTGAAGGACTGGCTGCCGCCGGCGATCGGGCAGGCGCCCGGGCTCAAGGCGGTGGTCTATGGCCTGGTGCTGATCGCCTTCGTGCTGTTCGAGCCGCTCGGCCTGTACGGCCGCTGGCTGAAGGTGCGCGCCTGGTTCCAGCTGTTCCCGTTCTACCGCAAGGGCATGTTCAGGCGGCAGAAGTCGTTCCAGAAATCGGAAAGATTGAAATGAACGATGCCGTGACCAGGCCCCTCGAAGCGAAGCGCGCGAGCCCTTCGGCCGCTGCCGCGCCGCCGCAAGAAGACGTCTTGCTCTCCGCGAAGAACCTCTCCGTGCGTTTCGGCGGCGTGCTCGCGGTCAACAACGTCAGCTTCGACGTGCGCCGCGGCGAGGTGTTCACCCTGATCGGCCCCAACGGCGCCGGCAAGACGACGGTGTTCAACCTGATCAGCCGCATCTACAACCCCACCAGCGGCAGCATCGATTACGAGGGCGTGCCGCTTACGCGCCAGCCGCCGCACCGCATCGCGGGCCTGGGCATCGCGCGCACCTTCCAGAACATCGAGCTGTTCGAGCACGCCACCGTGCTGCACAACCTGCTGATCGGCCGGCACACGCACCGGCGCACCCAGTTCTGGTCCGACATCTTCTTCACCCGCGGCGTGCGCGCGGCCGAGATCGAGGCGCGCGAGAAGGTGGAGCGCGTCATCGACCTGCTGGACCTGCAGCATTACCGGGACACCACCGTCGCGGGACTGCCGTACGGTGTTCGCAAGGTGGTGGAACTCGGGCGCGCGCTGTGCACCGAGCCCAGGCTGCTGTTGCTGGACGAGCCGTCCTCGGGCCTGAACGTCGAGGAGACCGAGGACATGGCGTTCTGGATCCAGGACATCCAGCAGGAACTGGGCGTCACCGTGCTCATGGTCGAGCACGACATGACGCTGGTGTCCAAGGTGTCCGACCGCGTGCTGGCCATGAACCAGGGCGAAGTGCTGGCAATGGGCACGCCGCAGCAGGTGCAGGCGCACCCGGGCGTGATCGAAGCCTATCTCGGCGCCGCGGAAGATGTGGCCACGCTGCGGCGGGAGGCGGCGCGATGAGCGCGACGGCTCCGGCCACGACATCGGCGCGCGGCGACGAACAGCCGGTGCTGCGCCTGGCCAACGTGGAATCGGCCTACGGCCCGGTCAAGGCGATCCGCGGCGTGAGCCTGCAGGTGCGGCGCGGCGAGATCGCCACCGTGCTGGGCAGCAACGGCTCGGGCAAGACCACCATCCTCAAGACCATCTCCGGCATCATCGATCCGCTCAAGGGCTCGGTGGAGTTCAAGGGCGAGAACATCACCGCGCGCGACCCGGCGTACATCGTGCAACAGGGCCTCTCCCACGTGCCGGAAGGCCGCGAGGTGTTCCCGCTGCTCTCCGTGCGAGACAACCTGGCCATGG from the Ramlibacter henchirensis genome contains:
- a CDS encoding acyl-CoA carboxylase subunit beta, which encodes MPLIESTIAPGREAFAANREHMLGLLRQVRAFEQRTQARSAASRERFEKRGQLLPRQRLMLLLDPGAPFLELSSLAGLGLDTPDLERSVPGGGLVAGIGFVSGVRCMVLVSDSGIDAGALQPMGLDKLLRVQELALENRLPYVQLVESAGANLMAYRVEDFIRGGSTFRNLARLSAAGLPVVTVTHGSSTAGGAYQTGLSDYIILVRGRSRAFLAGPPLLKAATGEIATEEELGGAEMHTSISGLGDYLAEDDRDALRIARDILGNIDWDRGASGTPREFRAPRYDREELLGIMPADLKRPVDMKQVIARIADDSDFLEFGRDYGSATVCGHMRIEGWAVGVITNNGPIDVAGANKATHFIQACCQSGTPLLYLNNTTGYMVGKEYEQAGMIKHGSKMIQAVTNASVPQVTIYCGASYGAGNYGMCGRGFHPRFCFSWPNARTAVMGGEQAAQTMRMVSEAAMKRRGEVDEARLDEMSRRIVEHFDSQMSVFTTSARLLDDGVIDPRDTRAVLAEVFAICREADTRQPRAMQFSVARP
- a CDS encoding VOC family protein, whose amino-acid sequence is MKPRITLITLGVDDLPRAVTFYRDGLGWSTQGIVGEQFEHGAVAFFDLDNGLRLALWPRASLAHDTGLPVGPHSSTEFALAHNVRSTEEVDAVMAQAKHAGAKITKPAEKTFWGGYAGYFQDPAGHLWEVAWNPDMLPPD
- a CDS encoding ABC transporter ATP-binding protein, producing the protein MLSAKNLSVRFGGVLAVNNVSFDVRRGEVFTLIGPNGAGKTTVFNLISRIYNPTSGSIDYEGVPLTRQPPHRIAGLGIARTFQNIELFEHATVLHNLLIGRHTHRRTQFWSDIFFTRGVRAAEIEAREKVERVIDLLDLQHYRDTTVAGLPYGVRKVVELGRALCTEPRLLLLDEPSSGLNVEETEDMAFWIQDIQQELGVTVLMVEHDMTLVSKVSDRVLAMNQGEVLAMGTPQQVQAHPGVIEAYLGAAEDVATLRREAAR
- a CDS encoding acetyl/propionyl/methylcrotonyl-CoA carboxylase subunit alpha, with the protein product MGLRKILIANRGEIALRVLRTAHRLGYATVAVYSTADANAPHVRSADEAVCIGEPLPAQSYLDIAAILEAARKTGADAVHPGYGFLAENADFAQACRDAGLVFIGPLPAAILAMADKAGAKRLMTQAGVPCIPGYDGEEQSPARLRDEADRIGYPVMIKATAGGGGRGMRLVRGSSELDESLRSAQSEARHAFGNGTVILERAIEAPRHVEIQVFGDRHGNVVHLGERDCSVQRRHQKLIEEAPSPAVDAALREEMGAAAVAAAKAIGYEGAGTLEFLLDREGGFWFMEMNTRLQVEHPVTEALTGLDLVEWQVRVAAGEPLPLRQEQIRFEGHAIEVRLCAEDANDGFMPQSGTLHRWQPPQDLRVEHALAPGADIPPYYDSMIAKLVAHGRSRDEARRKLASGLNELVALGVTTNQALLARCLLHPAFARGEATTAFIAQHEQELLASPVAERSRARAIAAWLLVANANHASGALAPALPIDVRYQLGGETVHAEIAQTTPRRFDIRTGGLAHALECLDLRQAQASLVLDGVAHRLAYVRQARELWFHIAGGEPHHAVDRTLEPLSRGAAFNGDGRVRASMNGRVVALLVEPGERVSAGQPVITLEAMKMEHVHTAAADGIVAAVHAAAGEQVHAGRVLVELAP
- a CDS encoding acyl-CoA dehydrogenase family protein — its product is MQLTHEHEQLRDTVLRWIAEQVNPHVDQWEREEIFPAHQVFRQMGELGLLGLTKPEENGGSGLDFSYGAVLAEALGEIRCGGVPMAIGVQTDMCTPALARHGSRELRDEFLAPAIRGELVGCLGVSEVGSGSDVASIKTTARKDGGDYVINGGKMWTTSGTQADFCCLLANTSDGSAHRNKSLIIVPMKSKGISVARKIRKMGMHSSDTAQLHFDDVRVPQRYRIGEEGMGFIYQMEQFQQERLWGSLNACGMARRAIRETIEYTGQRKAFGRSILDNQWVHYKLAELQTEVEALHALNWAGVEMVVRGEDATRLATMAKLKAGRVVREVADGCLQFWGGMGYTDEAPISRLFRDMRLVSIGAGADEVMLQILSKFMGTFPKND
- a CDS encoding acyclic terpene utilization AtuA family protein → MANHKTVRIGGASGFWGDSRLGPAQLVQSGSIDYLVFDYLAETTMAVLAAARAKKPEMGYATDFVDTALQQVLPQVLRRGIKVVANAGGIHPHGCAQAVKSLAQSMGLSPRIAVVEGDDVSAQMPRLREQGVADMFTGEPLPSRVLSANAYLGAFPIAQALATGADIVITGRVVDSAVTLGPLIHEFGWQPGDYDRLAGGSLAGHIIECGCQATGGLFTDWDQVPDWPHIGYPVVDCSADGSFELTKPPGTGGLVRAACVAEQMLYEIGDPGAYLLPDVACDFRQVRIEQAGPERVRVSGARGRQPGPLYKVSATQLDGFRCAGMLVIVGIGAAGKARRTADAILERTRELLAQVGLGDFAAAHVELLGSEALYGPHSRAADAREVMVRIVVDHPDKRALEIFAREIAPAGTSWSPGTTMPAGGRPSPSPLIKPFSFLLDKGSVPVRVSVHGESTPVEIAAGGVLQSPDALPAPPMWNDPAGEPLVEVPLIRLAWARSGDKGDMENIGVIARRSEWWPLLWNRLTPEVVAAYFAHLARGPVERFQLPGIHAVNFVIHRALAGGGPASPRFDPLGKGFAQMLLDLPVKVPHSLARTL
- a CDS encoding crotonase/enoyl-CoA hydratase family protein produces the protein MQTPVRTEKQGELTIVTLDRREVRNAVDRETARQLYEAFLAFDADESSTVAVFHGANGHFCAGWDLQYGARMAGEAQSVFEELDFQPGTPQPPGPMGPSRLLLSKPVIAAVSGAAVAGGMELALWCDLRVMEEDAYFGVYCRRFGVPLIDGGTVRLPRLVGMGHAMDLILTGRKVESAEALQMGLCNRVVPRGQARDAAVSLAGQLATFPQRTMRADRMSAYRQWDLPLNEALHQEWRGGHPCIADGLEGATRFAAGEGRHGKF
- a CDS encoding branched-chain amino acid ABC transporter permease; the protein is MQFLQLVISGIAQGCIYGLIALGFVLIYKATETVSFAQGELMMLGAFAGLAVMTLMGLPFWVGVVSAIAAMAVFGVLLERVAIRPILGQPAFSIVMLTIGIGYVARGAITMLPAIGTETHTLPVPYKDVLWRAGGLVVNAEQVVVIGATALLCALLFATFRYSKVGIAMQAASQNQLAAYYMGIPVRRLNSMVWGLAAAVAAIAGLLLAPITFVHANMGFIGLKAFPAAVVGGFGSLPGAIVGGLIIGVVESLAGFYLPEGFKDIAAYIVVLVMLVVLPNGLFGEKLRKKV
- a CDS encoding branched-chain amino acid ABC transporter permease, yielding MRFIFKTGYDQDIRLAKHGGHVFWYTALGVVLLAAPWLLSEYLLAQLTFILIYGIVGLGLMVLAGFTGLFSIGHAAFFGVGAYTQAVLTNMGWPFPVAMAVAGALSAVVGIVVGLPALRVKGIYLGIATLAFGFIVEEGFARWEKVTGGNAGLTVGTPRAFGWAADTGPEFYFVCLATTVLATLACANLLRSTTGRAFVAIRDSEISAQSMGIHLAYYKTLSFAISAALAGVGGALYGHQLRFLSPDQFNIIQSIDLLLMVVIGGLGSLHGAFLGAIFLIGLPQAISAVKDWLPPAIGQAPGLKAVVYGLVLIAFVLFEPLGLYGRWLKVRAWFQLFPFYRKGMFRRQKSFQKSERLK